In Arthrobacter sp. CDRTa11, one DNA window encodes the following:
- a CDS encoding peptidoglycan D,D-transpeptidase FtsI family protein, with product MAQRTGKATSGKVPNARRRLRLGLGIMLTLLLVVGGKLFLVQGLDVGGMAEAALDKRMRATVLPAERGSILDSGGTVLANSVIRYNVVVDQTVNTKTEKFKRLVEGQDKLEDVTRDQAIKELAAVLGMDIDELRNAVTGDSKYHIIAKDLKPDMEDVVSKLQVPGIVTEGVSKRVYPNGSVAGGIIGFLQDGSTGQAGIEQTQDEILRGTDGKRLFEIGADGLRIPVGVDELTPPQDGKDVKLTLNSDLQYFAQQAIQSQSDKLGAEWGVIIVMDAKTGDLIAMADTNSPDPNDPGRVAAKDRGVRSVTAAYEPGSVEKMITAAALIEEGKSSPLDTFTLPPSYTVDGQTFSDSFAHGTEERTLAGILGWSMNTGTVMAGQRLTKDQRHDWLQKFGIGEAPDIGLPATASGILTPADQWDGRQEYTVLFGQGVSQSTLQTVRAFQAVANNGVMLQPRLIDAYVAPDGTEEKVEPKPSRQVVSDNTAQQVQDILESAVTEGQIKDAAIDGYRVGAKTGTSESPCDDGKSGFCGYTASIVGMAPMDDPRFIVEVVLQRPKGSIYGITQGPVFRSVMSQALRSYNVQPSTGEPARLPQYAK from the coding sequence GTGGCGCAAAGGACCGGCAAGGCGACGAGCGGCAAGGTGCCTAACGCCAGGCGGCGATTGCGGCTGGGCCTGGGGATCATGCTGACGCTCCTGCTGGTGGTGGGTGGAAAACTTTTCCTGGTCCAGGGCCTGGACGTCGGGGGAATGGCCGAGGCCGCACTGGACAAGCGAATGCGGGCAACAGTCCTTCCGGCTGAACGTGGCAGCATCCTTGACTCCGGCGGCACAGTCCTCGCCAACAGTGTCATCCGCTACAACGTGGTGGTGGACCAGACGGTGAACACTAAAACGGAGAAGTTCAAGCGCCTCGTTGAAGGCCAGGACAAACTGGAGGACGTCACCCGCGATCAAGCCATCAAGGAATTGGCCGCCGTCCTGGGGATGGACATCGACGAACTCAGGAATGCCGTGACGGGCGACTCGAAGTATCACATCATCGCCAAAGACCTTAAGCCCGACATGGAAGACGTGGTTTCAAAGCTTCAGGTACCGGGCATCGTTACTGAAGGCGTCAGCAAACGCGTCTACCCGAATGGCTCCGTTGCAGGCGGGATTATCGGCTTCCTCCAGGACGGCTCCACGGGCCAGGCTGGAATTGAGCAGACCCAGGATGAAATCCTGAGGGGGACGGACGGCAAGCGGCTCTTCGAAATCGGAGCGGACGGTCTCCGGATCCCCGTGGGCGTCGATGAACTGACGCCGCCGCAGGACGGTAAAGACGTCAAGCTCACCCTTAATTCCGACCTCCAGTATTTTGCCCAGCAGGCCATCCAAAGCCAGTCGGACAAGCTGGGAGCTGAATGGGGTGTCATCATCGTGATGGATGCCAAGACGGGCGACCTCATCGCCATGGCCGACACGAATTCCCCGGATCCCAACGATCCCGGCAGGGTCGCTGCGAAGGACAGGGGCGTGCGGTCAGTGACGGCAGCCTACGAACCGGGGTCGGTGGAGAAAATGATTACCGCCGCAGCACTGATCGAGGAAGGAAAGTCCAGTCCCCTGGACACCTTTACCCTCCCGCCGTCCTACACGGTGGATGGCCAGACCTTCAGTGATTCGTTTGCGCACGGGACCGAGGAGCGGACTCTGGCCGGCATCCTCGGCTGGTCAATGAACACCGGAACGGTGATGGCCGGGCAGCGCCTGACCAAGGATCAGCGCCACGACTGGCTGCAGAAGTTCGGTATCGGCGAGGCGCCTGATATCGGGCTGCCAGCCACAGCTTCGGGAATTCTGACGCCTGCGGACCAGTGGGATGGCCGGCAGGAGTACACGGTCCTGTTCGGACAGGGTGTGTCACAATCCACGCTCCAGACGGTGCGCGCGTTCCAGGCGGTGGCCAACAACGGCGTCATGCTCCAGCCGCGCCTTATTGACGCTTACGTAGCCCCGGACGGTACTGAGGAAAAGGTGGAGCCGAAGCCGTCCCGGCAGGTGGTGTCGGACAACACTGCACAGCAGGTCCAGGACATCCTCGAAAGTGCCGTTACGGAAGGCCAGATCAAGGACGCCGCCATTGACGGTTACCGCGTAGGCGCCAAGACCGGAACGTCTGAATCACCGTGCGACGACGGCAAATCCGGTTTCTGCGGTTACACCGCCTCGATCGTGGGCATGGCACCCATGGATGATCCTCGGTTTATTGTGGAGGTGGTACTGCAGCGGCCCAAGGGCAGCATCTACGGCATCACGCAGGGTCCTGTCTTCCGCTCGGTCATGAGCCAGGCGCTGCGGAGCTACAACGTTCAGCCGTCCACAGGTGAACCCGCCAGGCTGCCGCAGTACGCAAAATAG